From the genome of Sulfurovum sp. NBC37-1, one region includes:
- a CDS encoding SDR family NAD(P)-dependent oxidoreductase: protein MQKNVLIIGGNRGIGLALTKLFLEQGDRVIVVVCDFKGSEYASEVECVVYDLTDVENIPSLIAQIGRDR, encoded by the coding sequence ATGCAAAAAAATGTATTGATCATTGGTGGAAACAGAGGCATAGGCTTGGCATTGACCAAGCTTTTTTTAGAGCAGGGCGATAGAGTCATTGTGGTGGTTTGTGATTTTAAAGGCTCTGAATATGCCAGTGAAGTAGAGTGTGTGGTGTATGACCTCACAGATGTAGAAAATATCCCAAGTCTCATCGCTCAAATAGGTAGAGATAGATAA
- a CDS encoding TetR/AcrR family transcriptional regulator, translating to MKKNSTRQKIINSAYKLFYEKGFNGTSIDDILRDSGLNKGSLYHLFKSKKEVLLAVIHEKIAYNLEQKYKDVATVEHPLTYLEEKLLTTESFDFKHGCALNNLVQEMSPVDADVAKALLEAYDNLEHYYFLALKSMDMDEEKKQTLSKMMVATVEGAIMAAKASQDKTPYLRIIQQMFTLLPKPHR from the coding sequence ATGAAAAAAAATTCAACACGTCAAAAGATCATAAATAGTGCATACAAACTTTTTTATGAAAAAGGATTTAACGGCACAAGTATTGATGATATCCTCCGTGATTCAGGATTAAATAAAGGTTCTTTATATCATCTTTTTAAAAGTAAAAAAGAAGTTTTACTTGCAGTCATACATGAAAAAATTGCCTACAATCTTGAACAAAAGTATAAAGATGTTGCTACTGTTGAACATCCACTCACCTATTTGGAAGAGAAACTTTTAACGACCGAATCATTTGATTTTAAACATGGGTGTGCACTCAATAACCTAGTACAGGAAATGAGTCCTGTAGATGCAGATGTAGCCAAAGCACTTTTAGAAGCATATGATAATCTGGAACATTACTATTTTTTAGCACTAAAAAGCATGGATATGGATGAAGAAAAAAAACAAACACTTTCTAAAATGATGGTAGCAACAGTAGAAGGTGCTATAATGGCAGCAAAAGCGTCACAGGATAAAACACCCTATCTCAGAATAATACAACAAATGTTTACACTTTTACCTAAACCTCACAGGTAA
- a CDS encoding YybH family protein, whose protein sequence is MKIYNKPITGYEALSLHGEYEVLSAFYKAFNTQNIDAMQSNWSIQNSVMDNPLGGILRGWSEISEVYKKIFFGEVEVYVEFYDYSLYKQGELFFVAGRERGHIIKNSEKIKLDIRTSRIYAKEEGQYKQVHHHGSITDVILLDTYQKLVMEVL, encoded by the coding sequence ATGAAAATTTATAATAAACCTATAACAGGATATGAAGCACTTTCTCTTCATGGGGAATATGAAGTATTATCAGCATTTTACAAAGCCTTTAATACACAAAATATAGATGCAATGCAATCAAACTGGAGTATACAAAATAGTGTGATGGATAATCCTCTTGGCGGCATTTTAAGAGGATGGAGCGAAATTTCTGAAGTGTACAAAAAGATTTTTTTTGGAGAAGTAGAAGTATATGTTGAATTTTATGATTATTCTCTATATAAACAAGGTGAGCTTTTTTTTGTAGCAGGAAGAGAGCGTGGGCATATTATCAAAAATAGTGAAAAAATCAAGCTGGATATTCGTACCAGCAGAATTTATGCAAAAGAAGAGGGGCAATACAAACAGGTACATCATCATGGTTCTATTACAGATGTCATATTGCTCGATACATATCAAAAACTTGTGATGGAGGTATTATGA
- a CDS encoding isochorismatase family protein, which yields MKKALIIIDMQNDYFPSGKMVLDGMNEALSNALSLINLTKEKNYEIFFIQHVSLRETASFFLHEGNGVKLYKAFNLENGTIIQKHYPNSFRETTYEKYIS from the coding sequence ATGAAAAAAGCACTTATTATAATAGATATGCAAAATGATTATTTTCCCAGTGGAAAGATGGTGTTGGATGGTATGAATGAAGCATTAAGTAATGCGCTTAGTCTCATTAATTTGACAAAAGAAAAAAATTATGAAATCTTTTTTATACAACATGTATCACTTAGGGAGACTGCATCTTTTTTTCTTCATGAAGGTAATGGTGTAAAGTTGTATAAAGCATTTAATCTAGAAAATGGAACAATAATTCAAAAACATTATCCAAATAGTTTTAGAGAGACGACTTATGAAAAATATATTTCATAA
- a CDS encoding pyridoxamine 5'-phosphate oxidase family protein: protein MKNIFHKGHEKARDKYNTKANADYWLETLDTSKLNSAMMEFIENCSYFFFATASPDGQPNLNYKGGEKGFLHVVKENKLVFPNFKGNGILHSLGDLELNNKVSLLIPDFNQDVRLKIIGKATVVYENVYISEFWDYFSAYKFDSLIMIDIEYVIPNCPSNLHRVRDSILNFTEEDKDISLLPKLMGRQL, encoded by the coding sequence ATGAAAAATATATTTCATAAAGGGCATGAAAAAGCACGAGATAAATACAATACAAAAGCAAATGCAGATTATTGGTTAGAGACCTTAGATACGAGTAAACTCAATAGTGCTATGATGGAGTTTATAGAAAATTGTAGCTATTTCTTTTTTGCAACAGCATCACCTGACGGACAACCAAATCTTAATTATAAAGGTGGAGAAAAAGGTTTTTTGCATGTGGTCAAGGAGAATAAATTGGTCTTTCCCAATTTTAAAGGGAATGGTATTTTGCATTCTCTTGGAGATTTAGAATTAAACAATAAGGTAAGCCTTTTAATTCCTGATTTTAATCAAGATGTGAGATTAAAGATCATTGGTAAAGCAACGGTAGTTTATGAAAATGTTTATATAAGTGAATTTTGGGATTATTTTAGTGCATATAAGTTTGATAGTTTGATCATGATTGATATTGAATATGTGATTCCAAACTGTCCTAGCAACCTACATAGAGTAAGAGATTCGATTTTAAATTTTACTGAAGAAGATAAAGATATAAGTCTTTTACCTAAACTTATGGGTAGACAACTCTAA
- a CDS encoding TetR/AcrR family transcriptional regulator → MPINTLSLREKKQAALKLKILDTFDEKLKIKALADISVKEIAKELEISEMTFFNYFGSKKEVLIYFIELWSLEMQMHIEGLEPQKALYRIFEQTAKTIEKNPNLFMEIVASMALQGMSKKDINISRAERILRFGKDVPYEVGGFPDIIMPLIEKLTIPKEKHFFVYTSLFNTLFATPLLMKCPNFKVLNNHYIEQLDFILKGSK, encoded by the coding sequence ATGCCCATTAATACTCTCTCGCTAAGAGAGAAAAAACAAGCTGCACTCAAACTCAAAATTCTCGATACCTTCGATGAAAAACTCAAAATAAAAGCCTTGGCAGATATATCGGTCAAGGAGATAGCCAAAGAACTTGAGATTTCAGAGATGACCTTTTTTAACTATTTTGGGAGTAAAAAAGAGGTGCTTATCTACTTTATAGAGCTTTGGAGTTTGGAGATGCAGATGCATATAGAAGGGCTTGAACCTCAAAAAGCTCTCTACCGTATCTTTGAGCAGACAGCCAAAACCATAGAAAAAAATCCCAACCTTTTTATGGAGATAGTCGCTTCTATGGCACTGCAAGGGATGTCTAAAAAAGATATAAATATAAGCAGAGCTGAGAGAATACTTCGTTTTGGGAAAGATGTGCCGTATGAAGTGGGTGGATTTCCTGATATTATAATGCCATTAATAGAAAAACTCACAATACCAAAAGAGAAACATTTTTTTGTATATACCTCGCTGTTTAATACTCTTTTTGCGACACCACTGCTTATGAAGTGTCCGAATTTTAAGGTATTGAATAATCACTATATTGAGCAGTTGGATTTTATTTTAAAAGGCTCAAAATGA
- a CDS encoding GNAT family N-acetyltransferase: MHFRKAHSNDVKSIVTLVNRAYRGEEGWTTETELVSGNRTNEEEVFGYLNDEDAYLFVLENESIAAVICVEKRVEKAYIGFFAVDPALQGYGVGKTMLQEAETYAHESLEVDHFVMAVLAERKELIAFYIRRGYVRIDRVMKYPVHLNVDMPKRDGLCAVYLEKYYKE, encoded by the coding sequence ATGCACTTTAGAAAAGCCCACAGCAATGATGTGAAGAGTATCGTCACCCTTGTCAACAGGGCATATCGGGGAGAAGAAGGCTGGACTACCGAAACGGAACTTGTCTCAGGAAACAGGACAAACGAGGAAGAGGTTTTTGGCTATCTGAACGATGAAGATGCATATCTGTTTGTGCTTGAAAATGAGAGTATTGCAGCGGTGATTTGCGTAGAAAAAAGAGTAGAGAAAGCCTACATAGGTTTTTTTGCCGTCGATCCTGCGCTTCAGGGGTATGGAGTAGGTAAAACTATGCTGCAAGAAGCAGAGACGTATGCTCATGAGAGTTTGGAGGTCGATCATTTTGTTATGGCAGTATTGGCTGAAAGAAAAGAGCTGATAGCATTTTATATTCGCAGAGGGTATGTCAGGATAGACAGGGTTATGAAGTATCCGGTTCATTTGAATGTCGATATGCCGAAACGGGATGGATTGTGTGCTGTATATTTGGAAAAATACTATAAGGAATAA
- a CDS encoding thioesterase family protein, which translates to MMKCKKYNEIFKVQLDDCISDIDSTLPDVLGTYTIVKWMEIVSAKLINQELDNQRYISVGKEVNIEHLAMVKLGEELVFISEILEQNKKEVHFSIRAMFGEKEIARASHVRSIVPLKIVERMMR; encoded by the coding sequence ATGATGAAGTGCAAAAAATATAATGAAATTTTTAAAGTGCAATTAGATGATTGTATATCAGACATTGACAGCACACTACCTGATGTTTTAGGTACCTATACCATTGTCAAATGGATGGAGATTGTGAGTGCAAAATTAATCAATCAAGAGTTAGATAACCAACGCTACATCTCTGTAGGTAAAGAGGTGAACATAGAACATCTTGCTATGGTCAAATTGGGAGAAGAGCTTGTGTTTATTTCTGAGATTCTAGAACAGAACAAAAAAGAGGTTCATTTTAGTATAAGAGCAATGTTTGGCGAAAAAGAAATAGCAAGAGCTTCTCATGTAAGGAGCATAGTGCCATTGAAGATTGTTGAAAGGATGATGAGGTGA
- a CDS encoding PaaI family thioesterase, which yields MGLKEKTHINIIELFTKLLGEKIRDFTLPPPSFEMMQCEIIDFNEAEKSLITKLPVLEQWQNPYGTMQGGMINAAIDNAVGPLSMLVAAPNMTRTIETKLIKAITMDIGFIYVKAKLAEEKKRRLTFEVEVVDENGVVYASSRVVNFIL from the coding sequence ATGGGCTTAAAAGAAAAAACACACATAAACATCATAGAACTATTCACCAAACTACTGGGTGAGAAAATAAGAGATTTTACCCTGCCTCCGCCAAGCTTTGAAATGATGCAGTGTGAGATTATAGACTTTAATGAAGCAGAAAAGTCTCTTATAACCAAATTACCTGTATTGGAGCAATGGCAAAATCCTTATGGGACGATGCAGGGTGGTATGATAAATGCTGCGATAGACAATGCTGTAGGACCGTTGAGTATGTTGGTAGCAGCTCCCAATATGACACGTACCATAGAGACAAAATTGATTAAAGCCATTACTATGGATATAGGATTTATCTATGTAAAAGCAAAGCTTGCAGAAGAAAAAAAGAGGCGTTTGACATTTGAAGTGGAAGTGGTGGATGAGAACGGGGTGGTGTATGCCTCATCCAGGGTGGTGAACTTTATCCTTTAG
- a CDS encoding TetR/AcrR family transcriptional regulator produces MKKNDYHHGNLKEEFLTIAFAFIRENDIEKLTLKVLSDATHTSRSAIYRHFSSKDALIETMIITGFDAFDRTIAPILTAKEKPLPERFYFAGRAYLDYARENPSLYRLLFGKRYAHIREEIMTLGDDCSGFGALKKAIEEGQENGLIKKENSFTQAVVVWSSLHGLASTIIDGFMDVEANSEQFYNAMYKSLLAGLLSKKVTLLSTLPFSDKFLEVEAKG; encoded by the coding sequence ATGAAAAAAAACGACTATCACCATGGGAACCTCAAAGAGGAATTCTTAACGATCGCCTTTGCTTTTATTCGAGAGAATGACATAGAGAAACTGACCCTCAAGGTACTCTCCGATGCCACCCACACTTCACGCTCTGCGATCTACCGTCACTTCAGCTCAAAAGACGCACTCATTGAAACCATGATCATAACAGGTTTTGACGCATTCGACAGAACGATCGCCCCCATACTCACAGCAAAAGAAAAACCGTTACCCGAACGCTTTTATTTTGCCGGCAGGGCTTATCTTGACTATGCCAGAGAAAACCCCAGCCTTTACCGACTGCTCTTTGGGAAAAGATATGCCCATATCAGGGAAGAGATCATGACACTGGGAGATGACTGCAGCGGATTTGGTGCGCTTAAAAAGGCAATTGAAGAGGGACAGGAGAACGGCTTGATTAAAAAAGAAAACAGTTTCACGCAGGCCGTAGTGGTCTGGTCTTCCCTGCACGGACTGGCTTCAACCATTATTGACGGGTTCATGGACGTTGAGGCAAACAGCGAGCAGTTCTACAATGCCATGTACAAAAGCCTCCTTGCCGGACTACTCAGCAAAAAGGTCACCCTGCTCTCAACACTGCCGTTTTCAGATAAATTTCTGGAAGTAGAAGCTAAAGGATAA
- a CDS encoding outer membrane lipoprotein-sorting protein encodes MKKMVIAGMVGILTLLEAESAMTVAKKSYEKMSGYQSSISETKMVLKNARGVANIRKMRIKKLEGNNGDRSLIVFLYPTDIKDTKLLSYEQIGTDDKQWLYLPALKRIKRISSRNKSGSFMASEFSYEDIASQNYRNYSYKGEAEKVTRNGKKYLKVKRIPKDAHSGYSRQIVYIDPKTYLAMFGEYYDRNGRLLKKVSFLKYRKIKGIDRIVRMEMKNVQNGKSTLLVWESDKVKAGLNEADFSKRVLK; translated from the coding sequence ATGAAAAAGATGGTTATTGCAGGAATGGTTGGTATTTTAACTCTGCTGGAGGCAGAAAGTGCGATGACAGTGGCTAAAAAGTCCTATGAAAAGATGTCCGGGTACCAAAGCAGCATATCTGAAACGAAGATGGTGCTTAAAAATGCCCGGGGTGTTGCCAACATACGCAAGATGCGTATCAAAAAGCTCGAAGGTAACAATGGAGACAGATCGCTTATTGTTTTTTTATATCCGACAGATATTAAAGATACCAAACTTTTAAGCTATGAACAAATAGGAACAGATGATAAACAATGGCTTTACCTTCCGGCACTAAAGCGTATAAAACGGATCAGCTCACGTAACAAGTCCGGCTCATTTATGGCAAGTGAGTTCAGTTATGAAGATATTGCATCGCAAAACTACAGGAATTACAGTTACAAAGGTGAAGCAGAAAAAGTTACCCGAAACGGTAAAAAATATTTAAAAGTTAAACGCATCCCCAAAGATGCACACAGCGGCTACTCCCGGCAGATTGTCTATATTGATCCGAAAACCTATCTGGCGATGTTCGGCGAATATTATGACAGGAACGGTAGATTGCTTAAAAAGGTTTCTTTTCTGAAATACAGAAAAATCAAGGGGATTGACCGCATTGTCAGGATGGAGATGAAAAATGTGCAGAATGGAAAAAGCACGCTGCTTGTCTGGGAGAGTGACAAAGTAAAAGCAGGATTGAATGAAGCTGATTTTTCAAAAAGAGTTCTGAAATGA
- a CDS encoding efflux RND transporter permease subunit, translating to MQKYIDFLDTYKYRLILFITLITLLLSFSLRHIAYEGNYRIWFDADSRIVTSYDAFRNTFGGDDTFVVAFEDRHGIFRAKAIETVLELTRQFQKIKGVQKVDSLTNYQNIRSEDDDIIVEDFIDERTDDLKAKRVLALHDPLIVNHLISKDGETTLIAVKLASLQGSDEAVNIEVMQKLQSILKKTEKETGYRFYLSGVPAITASLVTVSQHDALLLMPLAVVIVVMILWLLFRDVMGVLVPSVVIVFTFLIVLSMQILSGYKLNNFTVNIPSFISAIAIADAMHLFLAWGYYRQKGLMNKEAVTVALQKNFLPIAMTSFTTATGFATLGLSAIEPIATLGIAITSGAFIAFVLSVTLAPAILLTRKENHTAKPVHFLDISNITGYGAFIARHDRKIIVIFVLLFLLAGYGLRYVKVDSNSIKYFSPDTVVRSGSDFIEKHITGPMVYEVVLDSGRKEGIKDPKFLEKIIDFEKALKQQFPVVRFSISLKDIIVRMQKTLNPNTGMTVPDDKNLVAQYLLLYSMSLPQGMEINDQVDTNERYLRLTLNLNVQDTSKDLEMIAWIKKWWRTHTSYSADVQGQAAIFAYMQNSVTDTLVISIVSTLLVVMVAMFLIFRNLKMLLLFILPNVAPLILVAGVMGYLGIHIDIGVAISAAVILGIAVDDTIHFFSKFFDAIKEKSFEESIDYVMSHSGNAMILTTLILSLTFAVFGVSRFIPNVNFAIVTVIALNIALVLDLLLLPALLNLVYKSRF from the coding sequence ATGCAGAAATACATAGACTTTTTGGACACATACAAATATAGACTGATACTCTTTATAACCCTGATCACACTATTGCTCTCTTTCTCTTTGAGGCATATCGCCTATGAAGGGAATTACCGTATCTGGTTCGATGCAGACTCCAGGATCGTCACATCGTATGATGCTTTCAGAAATACCTTTGGCGGCGATGATACCTTTGTCGTTGCTTTTGAGGACAGGCATGGGATATTCAGAGCCAAGGCAATCGAAACGGTGTTGGAACTAACCCGGCAGTTTCAAAAGATCAAAGGGGTTCAGAAGGTAGATTCTCTGACGAACTATCAGAATATCCGCAGTGAGGATGATGACATTATTGTCGAAGATTTTATAGATGAGCGTACGGATGACTTAAAAGCCAAAAGAGTACTGGCGCTGCATGATCCGCTGATCGTGAACCATCTGATCAGCAAAGACGGGGAAACGACCCTTATTGCCGTAAAACTTGCATCTTTGCAGGGGAGTGATGAAGCGGTCAATATTGAGGTCATGCAGAAGCTTCAAAGCATACTCAAAAAAACGGAAAAAGAGACCGGGTACCGTTTTTACCTTTCCGGTGTACCGGCCATTACTGCTTCTCTCGTTACGGTTTCCCAACATGATGCCCTGCTGCTGATGCCTTTGGCCGTAGTGATCGTTGTTATGATACTTTGGCTGCTTTTTAGGGATGTAATGGGAGTGCTTGTGCCTTCTGTTGTGATTGTCTTTACGTTCTTGATCGTTTTGAGTATGCAGATACTTTCAGGCTACAAACTGAACAATTTTACCGTCAATATCCCCTCATTCATCTCTGCGATTGCCATTGCCGATGCTATGCATCTCTTTCTTGCATGGGGCTATTACCGACAGAAGGGTCTGATGAACAAAGAAGCGGTCACCGTCGCCTTGCAAAAGAACTTTCTGCCCATTGCTATGACCTCGTTTACGACAGCCACCGGCTTTGCGACACTGGGCTTGAGTGCCATAGAACCCATAGCCACCCTTGGGATCGCCATTACCAGTGGAGCATTCATCGCCTTTGTGCTGAGTGTGACGCTGGCACCGGCGATTTTACTGACACGCAAAGAGAACCATACTGCCAAGCCGGTGCACTTCCTGGATATATCAAATATTACAGGATATGGTGCCTTTATCGCAAGACATGATAGAAAGATTATCGTGATCTTTGTATTGCTGTTCCTGCTTGCCGGATACGGATTGCGCTATGTCAAAGTTGACAGTAACAGCATCAAGTATTTCTCTCCCGATACAGTTGTCAGGAGCGGCAGCGATTTCATAGAGAAGCACATTACGGGTCCCATGGTTTATGAGGTCGTACTTGACTCCGGACGCAAAGAGGGGATCAAAGATCCGAAATTTCTTGAGAAGATCATAGATTTTGAAAAAGCTCTGAAACAGCAGTTCCCGGTAGTGCGTTTCAGTATTTCGCTCAAAGATATCATCGTCAGGATGCAAAAGACGTTGAACCCGAATACCGGCATGACGGTGCCTGATGATAAAAATCTTGTAGCACAATATTTGCTGCTGTATTCCATGAGTTTGCCTCAGGGAATGGAGATAAACGATCAGGTTGATACCAACGAACGCTACCTCAGACTGACACTGAACCTGAATGTGCAGGATACGTCCAAAGATCTGGAAATGATAGCATGGATCAAAAAATGGTGGCGCACCCATACTTCCTATAGCGCAGATGTACAGGGACAGGCGGCTATTTTTGCCTATATGCAAAACAGTGTGACCGATACACTGGTTATATCCATCGTCTCCACTCTGCTCGTTGTGATGGTAGCGATGTTCCTTATCTTCAGAAATCTGAAAATGCTTCTATTGTTCATTCTCCCCAATGTAGCTCCATTGATACTGGTTGCCGGGGTCATGGGATACCTGGGAATTCATATTGACATAGGCGTTGCCATCTCTGCTGCGGTCATTCTGGGGATCGCCGTAGACGATACAATACATTTTTTCAGCAAATTCTTCGATGCGATCAAAGAGAAATCTTTTGAAGAGAGTATAGACTATGTCATGAGCCATAGCGGAAATGCGATGATATTGACAACACTGATCCTCTCACTGACCTTCGCAGTGTTTGGGGTGAGTCGTTTCATCCCAAACGTAAATTTTGCCATTGTAACGGTTATTGCACTCAACATTGCACTTGTACTTGATCTGCTGCTTTTACCGGCATTGTTGAATTTGGTGTATAAAAGCAGGTTTTAA
- a CDS encoding TetR/AcrR family transcriptional regulator gives MNKQPTREKLLDITFDEVYIHGYSATSVDTILKKAGIPKGSMYHYFKGKKALVLTMVEERLFPKMDLFFNFEKEEEVSVTDALRKTFAAMSRNRPLVTYGCPLYRLMVELSPVDSEFDAMLSAKVTQMQKKAAALLLSGIESGEFSDTLDPEAFAAYLLNSTWGVLSLSPTLSSPRKFIQHSKFILETLKQY, from the coding sequence ATGAACAAACAACCCACACGCGAAAAACTTCTCGACATCACTTTCGATGAAGTTTATATCCACGGTTATTCCGCTACATCGGTCGATACCATCCTCAAAAAAGCGGGCATTCCCAAAGGGTCGATGTATCACTATTTCAAGGGTAAAAAAGCATTGGTACTCACGATGGTAGAGGAGCGGCTCTTTCCCAAAATGGACCTCTTCTTCAATTTTGAGAAAGAAGAGGAGGTGAGTGTAACAGATGCCCTGAGAAAGACCTTTGCTGCAATGAGCAGGAACAGACCGCTTGTTACTTACGGATGTCCGTTGTACCGACTGATGGTTGAACTTTCACCGGTTGACAGTGAGTTTGATGCAATGTTGAGCGCCAAAGTGACACAGATGCAAAAGAAGGCTGCGGCACTGTTACTCAGCGGTATAGAAAGCGGTGAGTTTAGCGATACCCTTGACCCTGAAGCTTTCGCTGCTTATTTGCTTAACAGCACCTGGGGCGTACTCTCACTCAGTCCGACACTCTCAAGCCCCAGAAAGTTCATTCAACACAGCAAATTCATCCTTGAAACACTGAAACAGTACTAA
- a CDS encoding YiiD C-terminal domain-containing protein: protein MNITEIPFVKHLKVEEKGGRLCMENASALHNHIGTIHAGALYTLAESQSGLGLQDLFPELSGIVIPLLRSASVRYVKPVNTEVCASSYADDADKERLERQFKAKGRGSITVSVVLTDAEDTECFRGTFDWFVTKR, encoded by the coding sequence TTGAATATCACGGAAATACCTTTTGTCAAGCATCTTAAGGTGGAAGAGAAGGGCGGTCGGCTTTGCATGGAGAACGCTTCAGCGCTGCATAATCACATCGGTACGATCCACGCAGGTGCGCTTTATACGTTGGCAGAGAGCCAGAGCGGCCTTGGTTTGCAGGATCTTTTTCCGGAACTCTCCGGTATAGTCATTCCTCTGCTTCGCAGTGCTTCTGTCAGATATGTCAAACCTGTCAACACTGAAGTATGTGCATCCTCATATGCGGATGATGCGGACAAAGAACGTTTAGAGAGGCAGTTCAAGGCAAAGGGGAGGGGCAGCATTACCGTTAGTGTTGTATTGACAGATGCAGAAGATACGGAGTGTTTCAGGGGTACTTTTGACTGGTTTGTCACCAAGCGCTGA
- a CDS encoding tautomerase family protein produces the protein MSQVKIYGLDSHLNPQKVRLSEVIHRCVVEALQFPKNKRFHRFFPMKAEDMLFSEDRSSAYTIIEITMMEGRSKEAKKKLIALLFKHIEEELGIAGNDLEIFIQEAPAYHFGFRGMGGDEIVLDYKVEV, from the coding sequence ATGTCACAGGTTAAAATATACGGGTTGGATTCTCATCTGAACCCTCAGAAAGTGCGGTTGTCCGAGGTGATACACCGCTGTGTGGTGGAAGCGTTGCAGTTTCCCAAAAATAAGCGGTTTCACCGTTTCTTCCCGATGAAAGCGGAAGATATGCTCTTCTCCGAGGACAGAAGCAGTGCCTATACCATCATAGAGATCACGATGATGGAGGGGCGAAGTAAAGAGGCGAAGAAGAAACTCATCGCGCTATTGTTCAAGCATATTGAAGAGGAACTGGGTATTGCCGGAAATGATCTGGAGATCTTTATACAGGAAGCCCCGGCGTATCATTTCGGCTTCCGTGGGATGGGCGGTGATGAGATCGTACTAGATTACAAGGTGGAGGTGTAG
- a CDS encoding pyridoxamine 5'-phosphate oxidase family protein produces MKPVFEITERSIIDALLDRAEYGVLGLSGDGKPYTVPVNFVRIDEALFFHGSRKGRKIEMLTSNAEVSFSVVESASLIPSFFSSTGGLACPATQFFKSVHIEGQVEIIGNRDEKRNIFVKLMEKFQPEGGYKPFEDTEYDKVLDATVVLKIVPRRTRAKFKLGQHLPKERFEMIISHLEERGTEIDSETVMLMKQFREKEK; encoded by the coding sequence ATGAAACCGGTTTTTGAGATCACGGAGCGCAGCATTATCGATGCGCTGCTTGACAGGGCGGAGTATGGCGTGCTTGGACTTAGCGGTGATGGGAAGCCCTATACCGTCCCTGTCAATTTTGTGCGGATAGATGAAGCGCTCTTCTTTCATGGTTCGCGCAAAGGCAGAAAGATAGAAATGCTTACAAGTAATGCCGAGGTCTCATTCAGCGTCGTCGAGAGCGCTTCGCTTATTCCCTCTTTTTTCAGTTCTACCGGAGGCCTTGCATGCCCGGCGACACAGTTTTTCAAGTCGGTGCACATTGAAGGTCAGGTTGAGATCATAGGAAACAGAGATGAGAAACGCAATATCTTTGTAAAGCTTATGGAAAAATTTCAGCCTGAAGGTGGATACAAACCTTTTGAAGATACAGAGTATGATAAAGTTCTGGATGCTACAGTTGTATTGAAGATTGTACCCCGACGCACGCGGGCAAAGTTTAAACTGGGGCAGCACCTACCGAAGGAGCGTTTCGAAATGATCATTTCTCATCTTGAAGAACGCGGTACGGAGATTGACAGTGAAACGGTCATGTTGATGAAACAGTTTAGAGAAAAGGAAAAGTGA